The sequence ACCCAAAACACTTGGACTTGGTAGTTAGCTAATCCAATGTAACAACTATCTTTCCTTAGGCAAGCCCAAAGGAATTATCATTCTTCCTTAGCACATCCAAGGGAATGACCATCCTCCCTTAGGTCTACTCTCGGGGAATAACTTAGCATTCATGGGTTTAGCTACATTTAGAATCTTGAACCCTAATCTCCCTATACTTTTTATGTGTATAAAAATCCTCTAAAGACCCACCATATTCCCATCGAACATTAGTATAGacgtaagagatatttattttttattaaatactatCAGAGTAAAATTACAccttttaggtgtataaaagtctttCAAGGACCCACCATATTCTCATCAAACATTAATACAGatgtaagggatatttatccTTATTAAATGCTATCAAGGTAATTATACTAAAGACCCTCCTCTTCACAAAATGACAAGactcatgggctataaatacaccatgagacCTTCAGAACTAAGATTCACAATTTTTATTCTCtactacatatatatttttagagtatatttctctagaatattattgtattttttctctttaaaagatatttatttaagcatcAGAGAGTCTTCACCTCCACTAAAAAAGATCTTTTGCAAGTCAGCttgactagaaaaaataaataaaattattatgactgattaattaatcaattattcaaCCTTAAAACTGTATTTCTAAACTAATTAGATTTGTAAGATCTCATGATATACAATTACGACCACATAATTTGTCCTAGAGCGAAATCGTATTGACTAGTATTTACTTCGAAAGCAAGAAAGGAGTTAAATAGCTTTACTAGTAATTATCTTTTTCtcgttaaaaagaaaaaaaaaaaacacgcccTTCGTTCTCTTTTCTGACAAGGGTGAAGTGCAGCAGAGAACAGGATAGCAACTAAACAGGCATAGAAAAGGCAACATGGAACaggatttggttattttatgaCTTTATCATCTGTTTTTACGGTTCAATAGCCAAATgcatttcattttataaatgaattctcattgataaaaagaagaggatacactgcataatatatataagaaatttacTTAAATAAGAGTGTTTGTATTTCATTGACATGTGTATATATAGAAACTTGAAAACATGATCCAAAATCCTTCCTCCAACTCCCTATTAATGATAACTAAAGGGATACAGACTGAAATTTAATTCCCAATTATTAGATTATTCATCCCACTCAATTATTTTTCCATAATTTCTTTCATGTATGTTCATCACCTTCCTACTCTTGGCTGCCGTTTTAGCTTCTTCATATTGCAACTACCCTTTAATTATTATCCTTGAATGAAAGGGTCAATTGAACTAGGCTCTCCTTGTAAAAATAGATTCCGTTTTCTCTCGTGTACTGAGGTCAAAGAAGATGAGTTTATCATTGTCAGATTCCAGCACAAGCTTATTATTCTTCCAATGTGTGCATGGAGTCTTGCTTCCTGTAAGAGGCTTAACAGTGAGTTTCTTGGTTCAACACCTCATTCTCATTCAATAACCATATTATCAAGAAACTTGTACATCTCGTAGAGAGTAAACAAAGCAATGGACAAACGGTATAATGCAAGTCTGTCACAAGCTGGCTTAGTATACTCTGGTACTTGTATCTCTAGGAACATTTCAGTACGCACGTAGCCAATGTTAAAGGAAAGAATCACTTCAGAATTTTCACTATGCACGTATGATCTTCACCAACAATAAATTCCATTAACACATGTATAACATTCGGAGTTGGTTAGGCAATAAGCTTGTTCCAAATCTCCCCAATAAGCAGCCCAATATCAACTGGATGCGTGCAGACACAATAATACAAACATGGAACTCATTATGAAGACACAACTAGTCCAACCAAGTACAACACTGgtttaacaaaatcaatttttcaattttcatttccaTACAGAACCAATGATAATTTCAGGagacatgcaagaaaataatataataaatcttGTCAATATTTCCTAAATGATTAATAGATACTATAATTTGAAAAGGGAAAATACCTTATTGACTATaagcattaaaataaattttgctctgtaaaaaatcaaatgtgttTTCACGGACTCACTGTATATTGTATGGCTGAACAGCCAGGATCAATAAACACAAAATTGCCTACACAATCTTCTTGGTTGCAACTGCTTAATGGCCGAGAGCGACACCACAACACAATATAAATTGCAATTTATTAAGACCAAGTGTTTTCTCCACCTGATGAAACTCTACTTTCTAACAAATTTTGTGGACCCTCCAACTATTTCTGCCTCTTACTATCCAGTGCTTCCTTAAGTTTCCTTCCCAACGCATATGCTAGAGGAGGAGGAACAGCATTTCCAATTTGCCGATGCTTGTGTTGAATGTTACCGAAAAACTGATAGTTATCTGGGAATCCCTGGGtcaaagaattaagaaaaaaggaaacaaataaaaaaacgaaaCCAAGCTTTTGCATGCAGCGCAGGAGCCGGGGTGAAATATGCAAGGTGGATGATTGTTGCAAGCACTGGCTACGTGCTGTctctttttaaaacttctttcagaatcaatttattttataaagtcaGAAACTTGGACAATGGTCAAACAGTCCAGGGAAACTGAACTTACTTGAGATCGTGCACATTCACGAACAGTAAGAATCCTGTCCTGCTCAGGGTGAAAGCACATCCCCACCTTACCCATTGGCTGGGGATCTGTTATTGATGTTGGGAAGTTCCCTTCCCAATCCAATCTTCCAAATAGCCCCTTCCACTGATTGTGTCGTTTAGCTGTGTTTGGAAGGCACCATGGTATCAAATCAACCATTTGCCCAGTAGACAATTTGACCTGCATATCATGACATTATCAAAAATCACTCATCTCTACTTTCATCATGCATTAGGTTTATATCAACCTCGCATTGCAAGgtatcaataacatgtttttgtacCTTCTCATCTGGGAGATCACGCCAATCAGCACCTGGCCGCTTTGGGATATTCTTGCATCTAATAAGATTCAgctcattcatttcttttgatatatGGTCAGTCAAGACAACCATGTCGCCTcgaattttcttttgaaaccaAGAGATAGGATCATTTCCGTactgcaaaacaaaaggtttgGTTATAATGCCCATGATCATATTACTTAGGAGTAAGAAGTTCCAGAAGAAAATTTTAGCATCTAATATACCTCCAAATTTGTCTTAGAAGCACCATTCGCCACATCTGGGAGATCACCAATTGTATCTCTGACAGTTATTGCACGGAAAGGGGCTCCATAAGCAGTACTCCTAACAGCAGCATATTGTGACTTCTCAgacaatgttatttttaactCTGGGGCAGCAAAAACATGCATTGGCTCTGGCCATTCTGGGAGTATCTCCTCAGGAGAGGCTGCCCATATAAAGGCACGTTTGCGTGACTGAGAAACTCCATATGCTCCGGCCTCCAAAATTCCAAATCTCACCTATTCACAATCAATACACATGTAGACATGGTTACATACAATTAGCATTCTGCatacaaaaatgaaattatacAACCATGGTTATTTCCAATGGCATCGCAATATCTACCTGATAACCCATCTGAAGAAGAGAAGCAATAGTTAAACGGAAAGTCTGTCCTTTATTGAAAGATACAAAGTTCCTCACATTCTCTAAGAGGAAATACTTTGGGCGGAAGTAATCAGCAAAGGATAAGAATGCTAAGATCATCTCACATTGAACTTTACTCCAAGTGCTCTGATTAAACCTATTCATTCCAGAGAAGCCCTGCAAAGACACATTACTTTTTCGAGTGTCCATAAATTCCAGAGATGTTAGATGCCTCAGGTTAGTGCAAAGAAAGGCTATAAATACCTGACATGGAGGCCCTCCATTGATGAAATCCACCTGCCCTGGCAATGGCAAACCATTGATCACCTTTGCATCAAGTGATGAAGCCAATTTAGCAGCCTCAGAAGTAGAAATACAGTCATCTGCATCTCCACACCTCTCCATCACAGCCCTTAATTAACATCAGATAATTAGTCACCAGAAAAATGAGTGATAACAAAAGAAAGTTTCAATCACAAAACAACCACTTACCTGAGGATCACATTGCAATTATTAATAAACATCAATGATTCTGCATGATTGAGTTTAAATGCTTCCCCAGCAGGCTCTTCATATTCAATAGCCCACTTGGTTGTTGAGACACCTGCAATGGTGAAAATAGCCAGTTGTCAATTTATCCAACAATAGGCATAAATATCAATTATTCCTCCAAGTGAAGGATAAAGAGATGAGCACTACCAGCTTGCTGCAATCCCTCAGACAAGCCACCACAACCAGCAAAAATATCCAAAGTGGCCAAACGGTACTCTGGAGATGCTTCCAATTGTTTGTCATCTTCTGTATCATTTTCTCCTTCTTTAgactttccctttctctttctaCTTGCAACATCACCATCTTTACTCACAGCTGAAAACTTTGATTTGATATGAGCTGGTAGCTGTCCACAGTGAAACTGGAAGATTACTTATAGCTCACAGGAGCAAAGTCGAATAGTGAACCTCATAATGGCCCAGAGAAACAATCTGAAGGGCTTAGATGGCCTTAGAAATTAACTAAACTGACAATTCTCCATAAGCTGATGGACTCAGTCAGCATGTAACATTATGGGAATgaacaaaagacaaatcacctgCTTGAGGGACCCATTGGAAGGATCATACATGTGCTCGCAGAAGAAGGTATGATCAAAGATTGCAGGAGCACTGCATGTGggaatatcaattttctttctgaCTTCACATTTCCCTTCAATCACCTCAACAGATAAAAGATGTGTTTCTTCACTATAATATATCTGAAATTAAGCAATAAAAACTCATTATGAATTACAAAGAAGCAAAGATGTCAGAGCAGTTTCTGGAGTTCTTTGGCATGAATTTGTTGGATAAATTTGGATGAGACTATAAATGTCGAACAACATGGTCAAAGAGTGATTACAGAATCCACAAagattataaaacataaatatacagaagtttttaaaaaagcttttaCCTCACGAATATCAGAACAATATGCCTTTTCAGGTGAAATATCATCTGGTCTGAAAAATCTTTGAACTTTGACCTCAGTGGATCTTGTTTCAGATTGTTTTGTTTCCATTGGAACTACTTCCAATAACTGGCACACAGCATAAGGCTTCAATCCAACATTCCTTCCACCCTTAAAAGTTTCAGTCTCCCCACTTTCCACGGCAAATTGATGAGGGTTCACATAGACAAAATCATGGACTGAGTACTCAGTTCCTTTGTATGAAAATCCTGTTTGAGAAGAATTCACTTTGGAAATATTCTTGTCTTCTTCAGATATTTTTAAGTTACAAGAGTGGCAGACACCAGAGCCAAGACCCATAGTATCAAATGGAAGAGTGAAGAAAGCACCCCTTTCTGGCCAGTACAAGCTTTTACAGTAATATTCTAGTGGCAatcctttctttttcctctcttctgCCTTTTCCCTATCAATTCTATCAGCATTGGCATTATCTTTCCTGTGATGATGTCCCCAAGGCCTTTTTCGAACTTCCAGAATTATTGCTTGCTTAACATCCTGTAGTTTATAATTCATGCATTCATTTGTTAAGAAAACCTCTCTATCATTGGCAGTGTTACCAAGAACTGTCTCAGATCCCCACTTCATCATTCTCCCATGAAACATTTTACTTCCATTTCTTGTTTCAAACATGTACTCCACAAAATAAATGGCAGGAAGTTCATCTGGTTCATCAACCTCTACTAAGACAGCAGCCCCCACCACAATGACCTGTCCACAAACAATGGCTTGCTTGTAAATGTCTTCTCCAGAAGATGTTTTTCTTACAGGATTCCCATCCCATCTTACCTCTTTTTGTGAAGTATGGGATTTACAATGTTCAAACACTGAATAAGGTTTTAGTGTTTTCTCTACCACCACCTctttatcatcatcttcattttcatcctGTTCCTCaagttcatcttcttcttttacatcACAATCATTTCCCTCTTTCAAATCCTCTGGAGAATAGTTTGAATAATATTCCCCCCATATTCTGTTGATCAGTCTTGTTGTTGTTGCCTGCATAAGCTTCCTCTTGGACGTTCCAGAAGCAACAGTATCCATTGCAGCCCGAGGATTCAAATTGGAATGACACTTTTGCACAATTGCTTTTTTGTTCACTACCCATTTAGTATGGTGCCTCTCCTCCATCATACGAGTCAAACCGACCACAAAAGCACATTTCTTGATCTTCTGATCTGGAAACTCAGCAAAAAGCTGTAGTATTATCTGTCCATGCACTACCACGTACCTCTCAACAGCTGCTAGATCAGAAGAAATATAAGCATGATGATCCTTCTTGAACTCAGACACTTTCCGGATTACATCTGCAAAAGAAAGCCGTGATACTCGACTTTGCTCCTTCAACAATGTAATGATGCTTCTTGCAAGCTTAACTGTTTTTAGGACTGGCTTATACCAGGAAGCATATTGTTTTGATGGCTTTCCAAGTCTATACCTGAAGatgttgagaaagaaaaaaacactgatCAAGATCacgagaaaataaaattactaacttGCAGCACCAGAAATCTTTCATGAGATAAAACCCAAAATAACTTCCAAACAGAAAACATACACCAATGGTTTCTCCCTGATATGTTAGTAACCTGCTACGAACTTAATTAATCCCTATAGTTGAATAGTTTCAACATATTTCCAATGAGAAGACATATTTGATTGGCAAACAGATTGTTAGACTTAAGTTAAAATGATTAGAAGCAAGGTCAAGAGACAGCAATAATTCAAGCACACATGCATGTGTCTGTATGTGTGTGCGCAAGTGTTTATTGGTGTTATGTGTTTGATTAATAACAATATGAGAATATTACAATACCAGGCCATGTCCGTGCGTagtgatataaaaatcattgatgatCCAAACTCAATCATCCACTCCTTTATCGCACTCAAAAATATCGGCAAACCCATGTCATCCTGAGCCTCCAAACCCCTTGAAGAAGACTGATCAGGACCATCATCAAGACAGAATCCGCTTCCGTCATCTTCAGTCATACTTCCTGATCCAAAGATGGTGACATCAATGTCTTCACAAGGTTTCATTGGAAGAAGCTCCAAAGAAATCAACCTTGAGTCTGAGTTATAAAGTGACCAGTTATGAAGCATTCTTCTAGGGAGATCATCAGGGTGGTCAATTACATCATCACTTGCAACAGCTATATACTCATCGGTTTCTTCATTAGAGTGTTTGTAAAACACAGGGAGAGGGTAGTCATTTGCAATCTCatcttcattaattttgatGTAGATTGTGTTGGATGCAGAAACTGAACCACGACTTTTCTTCTGCCTCATATTAGACTGCCAATACTCTTCTTCCTGCAATAATCTTGCTAACTTTGCATCCTCGTCTTCCTCAACTGTGGTACTGGATTGGTTAGACTGATTCACAACAGCACCATCCACAGATTCTGGACCAATCACCAAGTTCCCACCAGAATTTGCTGCTTTTGCTATCAGAACATTTCCATGATTGCGACTTTCATCTCTCAAGGCTACAAGAACAGGCAAGTCTGCAAATTTCTTATCATTCTTTGTGGAAGTCTCATCCAAACCAATTATTTGGTGATAAATAAATTCACCCTGAGAAATGAGGAAATTCTTGATGGATACTGCACCAGAGAAACACTTATTTCCACTCATTGCTCGCACAACCCCAGCAAGCAACTCATCAAGGGTGAATTCAGGGTTTCCTCCAGAGAATCTTGAGAGTTTTTTGTAGACTTCAACACAAGCAAGTGCCTTCTGGAAGAAATGATCAAAGAACTTCTTGTAGCCACCAGCAGGCTTAATGCAGTCATAATCTGCCACTTCAGTACTTAGCCAAATGACTGGGGATCCATCTTCATAACCAGAGATATCCCATGCTTCTATCCTTCCAAAGCCATCACACCTAACATGCACTTCTTTTTCCTTGTCAATGCTTTCCTCATGAGGCATTATAATGCCAGAGATAAACATATCATCAACTTCAACCATCTCCAAGGGCTGTGGGTTGCCATTTGCATCATGCAcaacaaaatcaatcaatctcCTGTTTGGGCGACCCTCTTCTTGCCCTTGAGTCAAACGAACAGCTAGAATTTCTTCATCGACAACttgttctttctttgattcaacAACATAAGACTTCTCTTCATGCAATCGTACAGATTTCTCCTTGAAATCTTTGCATGCAGCAGCTCTCTTAGGCCTTTTCAGTGAACCATCGCCACCAGTAGGCTCTTCCTTGTTGGTATCAGGGGAATTTCTCTTCTtcccttttgtgtttttttctggCACTTCTTTCTTTACATTAGACACTGAAGAtttttgtttcccttttttGTTCTTCCTCATACCTACTGCAAAGTTCAAAAGTTTAGTGATGAAGCAAAAAGGCTAATACTTTGATTGTTTAACGTCAGTCATGAAGCAAAATGCATTAGACTTTGAATGTaacaaaaaaagtcattttgtAGTGTGCTATCAATCAACCATATTAGTTCATGCAGTACTCCCTCGTACAAAGTGAGTTTtccagtgaaaaaaaaacccttatctctctctctctctctctctctctctgtatttgGTAACGTGGTTAGAAGTACGGTAGGGTTGAAAAGCATCGAATTGATGGCTCATTTTCAGGCACCAAATTGATGCGGTGcgttttgcatttcaaaatacCAAATAGCTGTTCACATTTATGTAACAAATTGAGAAAGCTAATAATTGAAGTTGAGGTATACAAAAAACTCTCAAGATTCTCTATTTTATTAGAGGATTTATGAACCAGATTGCAGACACGCCAAATCAAGAGGCTAATAAGTGATGCTTTTCGCATTTTCAATCGTGCTTGATCGAATATCAAATGTGCCCTAAAACTTTTATTGCAACAGTGGCAAATAAAGGGTTACAAACCAACCAAACCGAGAGAGCTAATAATTGATGCTTCTCGCATTTCCAAACATACTAGACCCAAAAATCAAACATGTTCTAATAAAACAGTGGCAAATAACAAATTGAGAAAGCTGGTATTTGATGCTTCTCACATTTACAAACATACTTGATGGAAATATCAAACATGTTCTAATACAATATTGGcaaataacaaattaagaaagcTAATAATTGATGCTTCTCACATTTCCAAACATACTTGACTGAAATATCAAACATGTTctaaattttctaataaaataatggcaaataacaaatcaagaaaGCTGATAATTGATGCTTCTCGCATTTCCAAACATACTTGACTGACATATCAAACATGTTCTAAATCTTCTAATAAAATAGTGGCAAATAACAAATTGAGAAAGCTGATAGTTGATGCTTCTCACATTTCCAAACATTCTTGACCCAAATATCAAActtgttttagaatttttaatacAACAGTGGCAAATGACAAATCAAGAAAGCTGGTATTTGATGCCTCTCACATTTACAAACATAATTGACCGAAATATCAAACGTGTTCTAATACAATAGTGGCAAATAACAAATTGAGAAAGCTAATAATTGATGCTTCTCACATTTCCTAACATACTTGACCGAAATATCGAACGTGTTCTAAACCCTCTAATAAAATAGTGGCAAATAACAAATTGAGAAAGCTAATAATTGATGCTTCTCACATTTCCAAACATGCATGACTGACATATCAAACGTGTTCTAAATCCTCTAATAAAATAGTGGCAAATAACAAATTGAGAAAGCTAATAATTGATGCTTCTCGCATTTCCAAACATGCCTGACCGACATATCAAACGTGTTCTAAATCTTCTAATAAATTAGTGGCAAGTAACAAATCAAGAAAGCTAATAATTGATGCTTCTCACATTTCCAAACATACTTGACTCAAATATCAAAcgtgttcttgaatttttaatacaACAGCGGCAAATAACAGGGTTACAAACCCATCAAATCAAGAAAGCTAATTATTAATGGATTTCACATTTCCAATCTTACTTGAGTGCACTACGAAACATGCCCTGAAACTTCTATTATGACAGTTTAAATAACAAGGTCACACAGCCATTAAATCAAGAAGTATAATAACGCTTACACAAATCTCAAACTACATGCATAAAGTACGCTAGGAAAATGAGACTAGGACTCAGATAGCGCACCATTATACTTTTTATACACGAAAGAAATctaaattctcaattttttcttaacagGTTTTGTTTTCTAACAGAAACTGTACAACTTCCTGCCTAAGCACCAAAGATTTGTATATTGTGTACAAGTTAACTCGGAAACAAACAAACGAACAGACAAACAAACCCCAATttgcaaaaatgaaaaaataaaaaaccaagttgATGAATTGGATCATGGGTAGTTTTGGGTGATGGAAAGAAGGAAAGTGGGATGCTTTGCCTTTGACTACATAGAATAATGTTCATAGTCCTTaacaaatcttaaataaaaatacaaaagcgAAAAACCAACGAACCATTCATAATCCAATCATCAAACAAACATCAAGTAGATTGAGGTTGGATGATAAccagatgatgaagaagaaatagtATTATCAACTGGGTCATTTGTTGTTGTATCCAATATTGATGAAGAtcccatctttctttctttcccttatCGACAAACCCCTCCTGCTTCTGCTTTGTTCTTTGCCCTTTGCGGTGGCCTGGGTTAGGTTTGGGGTTTGGTTGTTGGATTGATGACAGCAACAACACTAAAATGTAATAAGTAATGGTGGATTTAAAGGGAAAAACAGTGGGCGGGAAACGAAAAGGTGTGTGCTTTGGTTTTGGACAATGGCGTCTATTGcctccaaaaccaaaaccaaaaggtGTCAGTGTAATTCACCCATCTCTTCCCTCCATAACTCGTTGCGTTTACTTGCTCCTAACTCTCCACTACTGTGTCTCAGATTTCCTTGTGGCATGGGCCGATTCTCTTTGTGGCCCATTAAACTGACAACACAAGCCCGTTATTATATTGTTTGTAGGCTGTTGCCTATTGGGGTAAGTAATAGTAAAGGTTGGATTTTTACTCAGACCACCCTCCATCATATGTTCCCGCGACAGACAACGACACAATCCAAGCCGGACGTGCCATTGACGTTGCAGAAGCTCAGTAATAGCTGCCAGATTACCATGAGAAGAATCATGTTGAAGCAATTGGTCCACACTGCAAACTTAGAATCAACTTCCACgatgattttttctataatcCACCCACCAAGCCATATCTATGCCGTTTAAAATACCCCATAGCTCAGCACAAAGCACTGAACATATATCAAGATGGTAAGCAAAGCCCTTAAGCCAACCTCCAGCACCATCTCTGACAAGACCTCCAGCTATAGCAGTACCCAGTGAGGCTTTAAATGCCCCATCTGTATTCAGCGTCACCCAACCACTAGGTAGAAAGGTCCTTTGTTATCTACAATCCTATGGTTTCTAGGATGCACGTGATTCTGCATGAACCTGCTTTCTTGCTAGCATTTATTAAAAGGTTAtcaaatcgtaaaaaaaaaaagggaaaaaaactgaaaatgaaaaaaaaatttctgttAATAAtcataagattattttaaacatgaaggtttatttgggattttgtctaattttctatttatgatCTAATTTTCTATT is a genomic window of Populus trichocarpa isolate Nisqually-1 unplaced genomic scaffold, P.trichocarpa_v4.1 scaffold_25, whole genome shotgun sequence containing:
- the LOC7484095 gene encoding DNA (cytosine-5)-methyltransferase 1 isoform X1, with translation MGSSSILDTTTNDPVDNTISSSSSVGMRKNKKGKQKSSVSNVKKEVPEKNTKGKKRNSPDTNKEEPTGGDGSLKRPKRAAACKDFKEKSVRLHEEKSYVVESKKEQVVDEEILAVRLTQGQEEGRPNRRLIDFVVHDANGNPQPLEMVEVDDMFISGIIMPHEESIDKEKEVHVRCDGFGRIEAWDISGYEDGSPVIWLSTEVADYDCIKPAGGYKKFFDHFFQKALACVEVYKKLSRFSGGNPEFTLDELLAGVVRAMSGNKCFSGAVSIKNFLISQGEFIYHQIIGLDETSTKNDKKFADLPVLVALRDESRNHGNVLIAKAANSGGNLVIGPESVDGAVVNQSNQSSTTVEEDEDAKLARLLQEEEYWQSNMRQKKSRGSVSASNTIYIKINEDEIANDYPLPVFYKHSNEETDEYIAVASDDVIDHPDDLPRRMLHNWSLYNSDSRLISLELLPMKPCEDIDVTIFGSGSMTEDDGSGFCLDDGPDQSSSRGLEAQDDMGLPIFLSAIKEWMIEFGSSMIFISLRTDMAWYRLGKPSKQYASWYKPVLKTVKLARSIITLLKEQSRVSRLSFADVIRKVSEFKKDHHAYISSDLAAVERYVVVHGQIILQLFAEFPDQKIKKCAFVVGLTRMMEERHHTKWVVNKKAIVQKCHSNLNPRAAMDTVASGTSKRKLMQATTTRLINRIWGEYYSNYSPEDLKEGNDCDVKEEDELEEQDENEDDDKEVVVEKTLKPYSVFEHCKSHTSQKEVRWDGNPVRKTSSGEDIYKQAIVCGQVIVVGAAVLVEVDEPDELPAIYFVEYMFETRNGSKMFHGRMMKWGSETVLGNTANDREVFLTNECMNYKLQDVKQAIILEVRKRPWGHHHRKDNANADRIDREKAEERKKKGLPLEYYCKSLYWPERGAFFTLPFDTMGLGSGVCHSCNLKISEEDKNISKVNSSQTGFSYKGTEYSVHDFVYVNPHQFAVESGETETFKGGRNVGLKPYAVCQLLEVVPMETKQSETRSTEVKVQRFFRPDDISPEKAYCSDIREIYYSEETHLLSVEVIEGKCEVRKKIDIPTCSAPAIFDHTFFCEHMYDPSNGSLKQLPAHIKSKFSAVSKDGDVASRKRKGKSKEGENDTEDDKQLEASPEYRLATLDIFAGCGGLSEGLQQAGVSTTKWAIEYEEPAGEAFKLNHAESLMFINNCNVILRAVMERCGDADDCISTSEAAKLASSLDAKVINGLPLPGQVDFINGGPPCQGFSGMNRFNQSTWSKVQCEMILAFLSFADYFRPKYFLLENVRNFVSFNKGQTFRLTIASLLQMGYQVRFGILEAGAYGVSQSRKRAFIWAASPEEILPEWPEPMHVFAAPELKITLSEKSQYAAVRSTAYGAPFRAITVRDTIGDLPDVANGASKTNLEYGNDPISWFQKKIRGDMVVLTDHISKEMNELNLIRCKNIPKRPGADWRDLPDEKVKLSTGQMVDLIPWCLPNTAKRHNQWKGLFGRLDWEGNFPTSITDPQPMGKVGMCFHPEQDRILTVRECARSQGFPDNYQFFGNIQHKHRQIGNAVPPPLAYALGRKLKEALDSKRQK
- the LOC7484095 gene encoding DNA (cytosine-5)-methyltransferase 1 isoform X3, producing MNVGMRKNKKGKQKSSVSNVKKEVPEKNTKGKKRNSPDTNKEEPTGGDGSLKRPKRAAACKDFKEKSVRLHEEKSYVVESKKEQVVDEEILAVRLTQGQEEGRPNRRLIDFVVHDANGNPQPLEMVEVDDMFISGIIMPHEESIDKEKEVHVRCDGFGRIEAWDISGYEDGSPVIWLSTEVADYDCIKPAGGYKKFFDHFFQKALACVEVYKKLSRFSGGNPEFTLDELLAGVVRAMSGNKCFSGAVSIKNFLISQGEFIYHQIIGLDETSTKNDKKFADLPVLVALRDESRNHGNVLIAKAANSGGNLVIGPESVDGAVVNQSNQSSTTVEEDEDAKLARLLQEEEYWQSNMRQKKSRGSVSASNTIYIKINEDEIANDYPLPVFYKHSNEETDEYIAVASDDVIDHPDDLPRRMLHNWSLYNSDSRLISLELLPMKPCEDIDVTIFGSGSMTEDDGSGFCLDDGPDQSSSRGLEAQDDMGLPIFLSAIKEWMIEFGSSMIFISLRTDMAWYRLGKPSKQYASWYKPVLKTVKLARSIITLLKEQSRVSRLSFADVIRKVSEFKKDHHAYISSDLAAVERYVVVHGQIILQLFAEFPDQKIKKCAFVVGLTRMMEERHHTKWVVNKKAIVQKCHSNLNPRAAMDTVASGTSKRKLMQATTTRLINRIWGEYYSNYSPEDLKEGNDCDVKEEDELEEQDENEDDDKEVVVEKTLKPYSVFEHCKSHTSQKEVRWDGNPVRKTSSGEDIYKQAIVCGQVIVVGAAVLVEVDEPDELPAIYFVEYMFETRNGSKMFHGRMMKWGSETVLGNTANDREVFLTNECMNYKLQDVKQAIILEVRKRPWGHHHRKDNANADRIDREKAEERKKKGLPLEYYCKSLYWPERGAFFTLPFDTMGLGSGVCHSCNLKISEEDKNISKVNSSQTGFSYKGTEYSVHDFVYVNPHQFAVESGETETFKGGRNVGLKPYAVCQLLEVVPMETKQSETRSTEVKVQRFFRPDDISPEKAYCSDIREIYYSEETHLLSVEVIEGKCEVRKKIDIPTCSAPAIFDHTFFCEHMYDPSNGSLKQLPAHIKSKFSAVSKDGDVASRKRKGKSKEGENDTEDDKQLEASPEYRLATLDIFAGCGGLSEGLQQAGVSTTKWAIEYEEPAGEAFKLNHAESLMFINNCNVILRAVMERCGDADDCISTSEAAKLASSLDAKVINGLPLPGQVDFINGGPPCQGFSGMNRFNQSTWSKVQCEMILAFLSFADYFRPKYFLLENVRNFVSFNKGQTFRLTIASLLQMGYQVRFGILEAGAYGVSQSRKRAFIWAASPEEILPEWPEPMHVFAAPELKITLSEKSQYAAVRSTAYGAPFRAITVRDTIGDLPDVANGASKTNLEYGNDPISWFQKKIRGDMVVLTDHISKEMNELNLIRCKNIPKRPGADWRDLPDEKVKLSTGQMVDLIPWCLPNTAKRHNQWKGLFGRLDWEGNFPTSITDPQPMGKVGMCFHPEQDRILTVRECARSQGFPDNYQFFGNIQHKHRQIGNAVPPPLAYALGRKLKEALDSKRQK